ATATGGCTCCGGCTTCCTGAAAGAACGGAGCTTGGCAGCTATCTGTCCCAGCAATTGCTTATCGATACCTTTTATTGTAATCGTCGGATTCTTACCCCTTTCGGCTGTTGTTGCAACTTTTATTTCAGGGGGCAGCTCCAGAACAATGTTATGTGAATAACCCACGGCTAATTCAAGTAGCTGGCCATTTACACTGGCTTTATATCCGACGCCGACCAGTTCCTGGGTAATGGTGAAGCCCTCGCTTACACCTTTCACCATGTTGGCCAGCAATGCCCTGTAAAGTCCGTGCATAGCCTTGTCCTGTTTCTCCTCTGTGGGCCTCTCCAGAAGTATCTCCGTGTCCTTTACGCTGACCCTGATCCTGGGATTGATACTCTGCTCGAGTTCGCCTAATTTCCCTTTTACCCTGACAATATTGTCATCGCTGATTGAGATTTCTACACCCTGGGGCAGGGGAATCGGTAATTTTCCTATCCTTGACATATCTGTAATCTCCTTTTTAACTGACAAAACATAAGACCTCGCCACCAATCTTGAGCCTCCGGGCCTCTTTATCGGTCATGATACCCTGTGATGTGGATAAAATCGCAATACCAAGGCCATTCAACACCCTTGGCAGCTCCTCCACTCCAACATATTTCCTTAAACCGGGTTTGCTCACTCTTTCCAGTTTCCTGATGGCAGAAATCTTGGATGTAGGATGATATTTAAGGGCAATCTTTATTTTCCCCTGTTTTTCATCATCTTCAAATTTATAATTCAGGATATAACCCTTATCTTGAAGAATCTTGGTGATCTCTTTCTTTTCATTCGATGCAGGAATTTCGACAATTCTGTGGTTTGCTTTCACAGCATTGCGTATCCTTGTTAAATAATCGGCAATCGGATCAGTAACCATTGTACTCGGATTAAATATTAATTGATGTTATTTTCTATTACCAGCTTGCTTTTTTCACTCCCGGGATCAACCCTTGCAGAGCCATTT
The sequence above is a segment of the Bacteroidota bacterium genome. Coding sequences within it:
- the rplF gene encoding 50S ribosomal protein L6; its protein translation is MSRIGKLPIPLPQGVEISISDDNIVRVKGKLGELEQSINPRIRVSVKDTEILLERPTEEKQDKAMHGLYRALLANMVKGVSEGFTITQELVGVGYKASVNGQLLELAVGYSHNIVLELPPEIKVATTAERGKNPTITIKGIDKQLLGQIAAKLRSFRKPEPYKGKGIKFLNEEIKRKAGKAAAQK
- the rpsH gene encoding 30S ribosomal protein S8; this encodes MVTDPIADYLTRIRNAVKANHRIVEIPASNEKKEITKILQDKGYILNYKFEDDEKQGKIKIALKYHPTSKISAIRKLERVSKPGLRKYVGVEELPRVLNGLGIAILSTSQGIMTDKEARRLKIGGEVLCFVS